From Drosophila virilis strain 15010-1051.87 chromosome X, Dvir_AGI_RSII-ME, whole genome shotgun sequence, the proteins below share one genomic window:
- the B-H2 gene encoding homeobox protein B-H2 isoform X2 encodes MTTMPPEMSTTTAAVGDTPGSLTTSPSATQAPRSRFMITDILAGSAAAAAAAAAAAAMAAAAGRSSASPPEDCYAPPPIRDPQQQQAQQTQQQAQQQAALQHYLAQQQQLLRFEREREREREREQYHHVAPLLAHFPPSHYAVLQQQQQQQHPHAHLHRFARQVGREGSPPLSKDCHTTAAWNTAQPLNPHTHPQHPLAHHPHPHAHPHHHQLQLERERLEALHRHGASVPLGGASGHVEGQDERSRSPLVLHSLGGSNNNNSNNNNNNNNSSNNSSSNNNISGCSNSNNNGNTSGLLMGGTGSSISGDQASTIDDSDSDDCGGKDDDGEDSLKNGNSGANGESHLGLSLSKKQRKARTAFTDHQLQTLEKSFERQKYLSVQDRMELANKLELSDCQVKTWYQNRRTKWKRQTAVGLELLAEAGNYAAFQRLYGSATPYLSAWPYAAAAAAQTPHGAPPSAIDIYYRQAAAAAALQKPALPATYMYPSRMPPGMGLPGMPPPPGAAPMLSGYYAPPLAPRERSPATSQSANSEAEYERSSSSRQRLLTPSPPLNPGSPPARREHAAEEAPPNAAKTSESESERVELTTLPAVEVDEDEDDDELALEV; translated from the exons GACTTCGCCCTCGGCCACGCAGGCGCCGCGTTCCCGTTTCATGATCACCGACATTCTGGCGGGgagcgccgctgctgctgccgctgctgccgccgccgccgcaatGGCTGCCGCCGCCGGACGTAGTTCCGCCAGTCCGCCAGAAGATTGCTACGCGCCGCCGCCTATCCGCGacccacagcagcagcaagcgcagcagacgcagcagcaAGCCCAGCAGCAGGCTGCACTGCAGCATTACctggcacagcagcagcaattgctgcGCTTCGAGCGCGAACGTGAGCGCGAACGCGAGCGGGAACAGTATCATCATGTGGCCCCGCTGCTTGCTCACTTTCCACCCAGCCACTACGCGGTTctccaacaacagcagcagcagcagcatcctcATGCACATCTACACCGTTTCGCCCGGCAAGTGGGTCGCGAAGGATCGCCGCCGCTGTCCAAGGATTGCCACACAACAGCCGCGTGGAATACG GCACAACCGCTAaatccacacacacatccgCAACATCCACTTGCCCatcatccgcatccgcatgcGCAtccgcatcatcatcagctgcagctggagcgcGAACGTCTTGAGGCGCTGCATCGTCATGGCGCCAGCGTGCCGCTCGGCGGCGCATCGGGTCATGTGGAGGGCCAAGACGAACGATCCCGTTCGCCGCTCGTCCTACATTCGCTGGgcggcagcaataacaacaacagtaacaacaacaacaacaacaacaatagcagcaacaacagcagcagcaacaacaacattagtgggtgtagcaacagcaacaacaacggcaacacaAGCGGTCTGTTGATGGGCGGCACCGGCAGCAGCATTAGCGGGGATCAGGCGAGCACCATtgacgacagcgacagcgacgatTGCG GTGGCAAAGACGACGATGGCGAGGATAGCCTGAAGAATGGGAATAGCGGCGCCAATGGTGAATCCCATTTGGGCCTCAGCCTGAGCAAGAAGCAGCGAAAGGCGCGCACCGCTTTCACGGACCATCAGCTGCAGACGCTGGAGAAATCCTTTGAGCGGCAGAAATATCTCAGCGTACAGGATCGCATGGAGCTGGCCAACAAGCTGGAGCTGAGCGATTGCCAGGTGAAGACCTGGTACCAGAATCGCAG AACCAAATGGAAGCGCCAAACCGCCGTCGGGCTGGAGCTGCTCGCCGAGGCTGGCAACTATGCGGCCTTTCAGCGGCTTTATGGCAGTGCCACGCCCTATTTGAGCGCCTGGCCGTATGCAGCCGCTGCGGCAGCACAGACACCGCACGGTGCACCGCCCTCGGCCATTGATATATACTATCGccaagcggcagcagccgccgcactCCAGAAGCCAGCGCTTCCCGCCACCTACATGTACCCAAGTCGCATGCCACCGGGCATGGGGCTGCCGGgcatgccgccgccgccaggtGCCGCGCCCATGCTGAGCGGCTATTATGCGCCGCCGTTGGCGCCGCGCGAACGCTCGCCGGCGACCAGCCAGAGCGCCAACAGCGAAGCCGAATAcgagcgcagcagcagcagccggcagcGTCTGTTGACGCCAAGCCCGCCCCTAAATCCAGGCAGTCCGCCAGCGCGACGGGAGCATGCCGCCGAGGAGGCGCCACCGAATGCGGCCAAAACGTCCGAATCGGAGTCGGAGCGTGTTGAGTTGACGACGCTGCCAGCGGTCGAGgtggatgaggatgaggacGATGACGAGCTGGCACTGGAGGTATGA
- the B-H2 gene encoding homeobox protein B-H2 isoform X1 has product MTTMPPEMSTTTAAVGDTPGSLTTSPSATQAPRSRFMITDILAGSAAAAAAAAAAAAMAAAAGRSSASPPEDCYAPPPIRDPQQQQAQQTQQQAQQQAALQHYLAQQQQLLRFEREREREREREQYHHVAPLLAHFPPSHYAVLQQQQQQQHPHAHLHRFARQVGREGSPPLSKDCHTTAAWNTQAQPLNPHTHPQHPLAHHPHPHAHPHHHQLQLERERLEALHRHGASVPLGGASGHVEGQDERSRSPLVLHSLGGSNNNNSNNNNNNNNSSNNSSSNNNISGCSNSNNNGNTSGLLMGGTGSSISGDQASTIDDSDSDDCGGKDDDGEDSLKNGNSGANGESHLGLSLSKKQRKARTAFTDHQLQTLEKSFERQKYLSVQDRMELANKLELSDCQVKTWYQNRRTKWKRQTAVGLELLAEAGNYAAFQRLYGSATPYLSAWPYAAAAAAQTPHGAPPSAIDIYYRQAAAAAALQKPALPATYMYPSRMPPGMGLPGMPPPPGAAPMLSGYYAPPLAPRERSPATSQSANSEAEYERSSSSRQRLLTPSPPLNPGSPPARREHAAEEAPPNAAKTSESESERVELTTLPAVEVDEDEDDDELALEV; this is encoded by the exons GACTTCGCCCTCGGCCACGCAGGCGCCGCGTTCCCGTTTCATGATCACCGACATTCTGGCGGGgagcgccgctgctgctgccgctgctgccgccgccgccgcaatGGCTGCCGCCGCCGGACGTAGTTCCGCCAGTCCGCCAGAAGATTGCTACGCGCCGCCGCCTATCCGCGacccacagcagcagcaagcgcagcagacgcagcagcaAGCCCAGCAGCAGGCTGCACTGCAGCATTACctggcacagcagcagcaattgctgcGCTTCGAGCGCGAACGTGAGCGCGAACGCGAGCGGGAACAGTATCATCATGTGGCCCCGCTGCTTGCTCACTTTCCACCCAGCCACTACGCGGTTctccaacaacagcagcagcagcagcatcctcATGCACATCTACACCGTTTCGCCCGGCAAGTGGGTCGCGAAGGATCGCCGCCGCTGTCCAAGGATTGCCACACAACAGCCGCGTGGAATACG CAGGCACAACCGCTAaatccacacacacatccgCAACATCCACTTGCCCatcatccgcatccgcatgcGCAtccgcatcatcatcagctgcagctggagcgcGAACGTCTTGAGGCGCTGCATCGTCATGGCGCCAGCGTGCCGCTCGGCGGCGCATCGGGTCATGTGGAGGGCCAAGACGAACGATCCCGTTCGCCGCTCGTCCTACATTCGCTGGgcggcagcaataacaacaacagtaacaacaacaacaacaacaacaatagcagcaacaacagcagcagcaacaacaacattagtgggtgtagcaacagcaacaacaacggcaacacaAGCGGTCTGTTGATGGGCGGCACCGGCAGCAGCATTAGCGGGGATCAGGCGAGCACCATtgacgacagcgacagcgacgatTGCG GTGGCAAAGACGACGATGGCGAGGATAGCCTGAAGAATGGGAATAGCGGCGCCAATGGTGAATCCCATTTGGGCCTCAGCCTGAGCAAGAAGCAGCGAAAGGCGCGCACCGCTTTCACGGACCATCAGCTGCAGACGCTGGAGAAATCCTTTGAGCGGCAGAAATATCTCAGCGTACAGGATCGCATGGAGCTGGCCAACAAGCTGGAGCTGAGCGATTGCCAGGTGAAGACCTGGTACCAGAATCGCAG AACCAAATGGAAGCGCCAAACCGCCGTCGGGCTGGAGCTGCTCGCCGAGGCTGGCAACTATGCGGCCTTTCAGCGGCTTTATGGCAGTGCCACGCCCTATTTGAGCGCCTGGCCGTATGCAGCCGCTGCGGCAGCACAGACACCGCACGGTGCACCGCCCTCGGCCATTGATATATACTATCGccaagcggcagcagccgccgcactCCAGAAGCCAGCGCTTCCCGCCACCTACATGTACCCAAGTCGCATGCCACCGGGCATGGGGCTGCCGGgcatgccgccgccgccaggtGCCGCGCCCATGCTGAGCGGCTATTATGCGCCGCCGTTGGCGCCGCGCGAACGCTCGCCGGCGACCAGCCAGAGCGCCAACAGCGAAGCCGAATAcgagcgcagcagcagcagccggcagcGTCTGTTGACGCCAAGCCCGCCCCTAAATCCAGGCAGTCCGCCAGCGCGACGGGAGCATGCCGCCGAGGAGGCGCCACCGAATGCGGCCAAAACGTCCGAATCGGAGTCGGAGCGTGTTGAGTTGACGACGCTGCCAGCGGTCGAGgtggatgaggatgaggacGATGACGAGCTGGCACTGGAGGTATGA